The genome window ACCTCAATAAAGTTTTTTTTGTCATTCGTATTTGATTCAGTCGGGTATGAAAAGCCTTTCTTTAGGACAATCTCTGGTGCACTCCAATTTTGAGTAATTGATCGCTGTAGAGTTTCCCATATACTGATCATAGCgtttttcatttgttgAGATATAAAAGTGCTAGATGTTATCAATCGgttcattaatatattaaatttcatGAACTTCATCGATGACAAAATAAAGCTGTGGTATTCAAAGGCAAAATCATTAGCACTATATTCAGTCATAGGCAAAATCGCATTAGGGACGAAATAGATTCTTGAAAAATCTTGAAATGCTATTAGATCCCTATCAGGCATAGCATTAGTCTGTATTGCATCCGACATTAGAGCGTAATTCCATATTGAATAGAACTCTTTCAATACTGGGTTATCCAAGGAATCTTTAAATTGTTTGCTCTCtgtaatttttgtaatttcgattctaaatatattaacttGGAAAGATAAAACATCtactaataaaaacaaatttcTTTCTGATAATCCTAACTTGTTTGGAGAAGTTAAAAGAGAAATGACAATGGTGGTAGGGATTAAAAACAAGTGACTCAATTTATCGACATGGAGAGTATCTGATCTCTCTAATTCCTCTAAATGTTCTTTACCCATAAGCCCATTAGCAATATCATCTTCTGATTCTTCTAAATTAGTTTCTGCGACGGCTGGTTCAGGCAATACCTTCTGGCTATTACTTTCAGCATAGTAGCTGTTGATAAATTCTAACCAACTTATCTCTAACAGTATCCAGAAACCATCGCTAATTGATTTTCTGTCCTTTATCGTGAAGAAATCATACATGGGATTCTCCATAAACAGATGGGAAAACGGGTTTAATGGAGTTGAGGAATTTGGATCGGAATTACTCTTATTGgcaatttcattttgaCTTTTAATGATTGTAATCAATGCTTTATGAAATTGATCTTTACTTTCAAAGCTGGgattattgaataaatgtTCGAAATATAAGCAGTCGCAAATGGCTGTAACGAGATAATAATCACATGTTGTATACATTTGATAACTTACATCCTCGTAATTAATCTCTTGTATATATTCTAGTAGCGTCTTTGATTGGTTAGGAGGATTATACGTGAATATAGagtttaaaaaaacatCATAAAATAGTTTTATGTTGctcaatttttcattttgattACTTGTTGTTATGAAAGTCGAGTACCGTACAAATAATACCATTGAATGCAATGCCAACGCTTTCTCTTCAGTAGTGATACGTTGGTTTATGATATATGTAAACATGTTTGAATTTGAGAGGCCCTCAATACTTTTGTACTGCTGCAGATACAACTCTATTGCTCTATGTCCAATGAATATGTTATCCAAGTATGATGCACCGTTTATAAGGAATACCAGTACCGATAATGCCAAAAAATTAGtgattaattttttgaatgcAGGAGTATTTACATCTTCGAGTTGTTGGTCTTGGCTCAGATCTATTCTAAAACTGTCCATTACAGCAGTCCAGATTTCGTCGAAGTTTTCATCTGCAGATACTAAAGAACCTGTCACTATTAACACGAGTGTCATGTCTCTTGAGGAAATATTCAAGTCATTATACGGCAGCAGAGTATTTAAGAAGTCCATTCCAAGATCGTAGAAATTCGATAAGGTGTCTATcaatatttgtaatttgttattttttatcaGTATTATTTCTTTGCAGTTCAATGAGAACTGATTTTTTCTtggatattttttataactCCAACCTTTAGAGGCGTTGACAC of Tetrapisispora phaffii CBS 4417 chromosome 6, complete genome contains these proteins:
- the TPHA0F01150 gene encoding uncharacterized protein (similar to Saccharomyces cerevisiae YGR067C; ancestral locus Anc_4.214), with protein sequence MSINKPKWPKPTLYKAKAKTIEEKLKSADFMAPNQPYSGKIRFVEKGSAKANSSISAKIEDSNNMSPTYSLSDDSPAPNTGNNNNFSGAGVNASKGWSYKKYPRKNQFSLNCKEIILIKNNKLQILIDTLSNFYDLGMDFLNTLLPYNDLNISSRDMTLVLIVTGSLVSADENFDEIWTAVMDSFRIDLSQDQQLEDVNTPAFKKLITNFLALSVLVFLINGASYLDNIFIGHRAIELYLQQYKSIEGLSNSNMFTYIINQRITTEEKALALHSMVLFVRYSTFITTSNQNEKLSNIKLFYDVFLNSIFTYNPPNQSKTLLEYIQEINYEDVSYQMYTTCDYYLVTAICDCLYFEHLFNNPSFESKDQFHKALITIIKSQNEIANKSNSDPNSSTPLNPFSHLFMENPMYDFFTIKDRKSISDGFWILLEISWLEFINSYYAESNSQKVLPEPAVAETNLEESEDDIANGLMGKEHLEELERSDTLHVDKLSHLFLIPTTIVISLLTSPNKLGLSERNLFLLVDVLSFQVNIFRIEITKITESKQFKDSLDNPVLKEFYSIWNYALMSDAIQTNAMPDRDLIAFQDFSRIYFVPNAILPMTEYSANDFAFEYHSFILSSMKFMKFNILMNRLITSSTFISQQMKNAMISIWETLQRSITQNWSAPEIVLKKGFSYPTESNTNDKKNFIEVAEDNTTNKTDKIILPPPLSMTMVPSSSQPLAYMTQSQSFNTKNSFLGTIGTSMSATNSISQRIGSSAMTSQLSNRYNIQPPVSNFNIETANQSKTVYPYETNNTNFPTPYSNMMFNPMTRDDSLSISSNSMNSRISMGTNSSSTKSQRSLSFKAIPMVERTESNYTQFVQNSSISSINQYLGSNGPQFSNHKMSATNQSGNSQSIPDSLPLNQKYDSNFGAQ